A part of Bosea sp. (in: a-proteobacteria) genomic DNA contains:
- a CDS encoding IS630 family transposase (programmed frameshift) — MPKVVEIKPSHTPAELRRLAASGKDANQSRRLLSIAAALDGMSRAEAAKIGGMDRQTLRDWAHRFNEQGPAGLKDNRRRGNPRRLSQAQLVELSEIVETGPNRAVDGVVRWRRIDLQRVIADKFKIAYHQRSIGKLLKHLGFSHISARPRHPGQDGEVIAAFKKNWPNTLAAHIKGVTRKTKIEIWFQDEARIGQKNGLVRQWARRGTRPTQPADQRYENAYLFGAICPERGVGAALALPHADTDMMQLHIDEISLHVAKGAHAVLLLDRAGWHITGDLNWPKNITPILLPSRAPELNPVENIWQYLRANYLSNRVFETYADIINAACEAWNRLTERPDVITSIGMRHWAQTGQL; from the exons ATGCCGAAGGTTGTCGAGATCAAGCCGAGCCATACTCCCGCCGAGCTGCGCCGCCTGGCGGCATCGGGCAAGGATGCGAACCAAAGTCGACGATTGCTGTCCATCGCTGCGGCGCTGGACGGGATGAGCCGGGCGGAGGCCGCCAAGATCGGCGGCATGGACCGCCAGACGCTACGGGACTGGGCGCATCGGTTTAATGAGCAAGGCCCTGCCGGGTTGAAGGACAACCGTCGCCGGGGGAACCCAAGACGTCTGTCGCAGGCGCAACTGGTGGAGCTGTCCGAGATCGTCGAGACCGGCCCCAACCGCGCTGTAGACGGCGTGGTGCGCTGGCGGCGGATCGACCTGCAACGTGTCATCGCGGACAAGTTCAAGATCGCGTATCACCAGCGCAGCATCGGCAAGCTGCTGAAGCACCTGGGCTTCTCGCACATCAGCGCCCGGCCACGGCATCCCGGGCAAGATGGCGAGGTCATCGCGGCTTTTA AAAAAAACTGGCCCAACACGCTCGCGGCGCACATCAAGGGCGTGACGCGCAAGACGAAGATCGAGATCTGGTTTCAGGATGAGGCCCGCATCGGCCAGAAGAACGGGCTCGTCCGGCAATGGGCGAGGCGCGGCACAAGACCTACCCAGCCTGCCGACCAACGCTATGAGAACGCCTATCTCTTCGGTGCCATCTGCCCCGAAAGAGGCGTGGGCGCGGCCCTCGCTTTGCCCCATGCTGACACCGACATGATGCAACTGCATATCGACGAGATATCCCTGCACGTCGCCAAAGGCGCTCATGCCGTGCTGCTGCTGGATCGAGCCGGATGGCACATCACCGGCGACCTGAACTGGCCGAAGAACATCACGCCGATCCTGCTGCCCTCGCGCGCGCCGGAACTGAACCCCGTGGAGAATATCTGGCAGTATCTGCGTGCCAACTACCTCTCGAACCGCGTCTTCGAGACATACGCCGACATCATCAATGCAGCCTGCGAGGCCTGGAACAGGCTCACCGAAAGGCCCGACGTCATCACATCAATCGGGATGCGCCACTGGGCGCAAACAGGTCAGTTGTAA
- a CDS encoding DUF5615 family PIN-like protein, with the protein MKLLIDECLSPDLTKLAQRRGHGESSHVVWLGLAGRKDWELKPIILAGDWTFVTKNAVDFRGPADRPGAKGQYAGVALHAGLICLGAADAMDLDLQLELFEVALDELAGDPDLVNQVLEVTADAADEIHILRYALPPD; encoded by the coding sequence GTGAAGCTCCTCATCGACGAGTGCCTCAGCCCGGACCTCACCAAGCTGGCGCAGCGGCGCGGCCACGGCGAATCCTCGCATGTGGTCTGGCTGGGTCTTGCCGGCCGCAAGGACTGGGAGCTGAAGCCGATTATCCTCGCCGGCGACTGGACCTTCGTCACCAAGAACGCGGTCGATTTCCGCGGGCCGGCAGATCGGCCGGGCGCGAAGGGGCAATACGCCGGCGTCGCACTGCATGCCGGGCTGATCTGCCTTGGCGCCGCGGACGCCATGGACCTCGATCTGCAGCTTGAGCTGTTCGAGGTCGCGCTTGACGAGCTGGCAGGCGATCCCGACCTCGTCAATCAGGTGCTCGAGGTCACAGCCGACGCTGCCGATGAGATCCACATCCTGCGCTACGCCCTACCTCCGGACTGA
- a CDS encoding DUF4160 domain-containing protein has product MPKVLTIDGLRVVIYPNDHRPSHVHIIGRGCQAVFQLHCPEGPPSLRENYRFKATELTEISQRLAGALMQICDQWRKIHGDF; this is encoded by the coding sequence ATGCCGAAGGTCTTGACCATCGATGGTTTGCGCGTCGTGATCTATCCCAACGATCACCGTCCGTCCCATGTCCACATCATCGGGCGGGGTTGCCAGGCGGTGTTTCAGTTGCACTGCCCGGAAGGGCCGCCTTCGCTGCGCGAGAACTACCGGTTCAAGGCAACCGAACTGACCGAGATCAGTCAGCGGCTCGCTGGCGCGCTTATGCAGATCTGTGATCAATGGAGAAAGATCCATGGCGATTTCTGA
- a CDS encoding DUF2442 domain-containing protein, with product MAISEKDVADAEARANETRRAGYAIRARYDGRRRRIIIGLDSGLEITVPAEMIEGLQGASNDELSEIEVSPNGLGLHWQALDADVYVPALMNGIFGTARFMSETTAAQMIGARGGRSESSAKGEAARRNGQKGGRPRKTA from the coding sequence ATGGCGATTTCTGAGAAAGACGTTGCTGATGCCGAAGCACGCGCGAACGAGACGCGTCGCGCAGGCTATGCAATCCGCGCACGCTATGACGGCCGCCGCCGACGCATCATCATCGGGCTCGATAGCGGCCTGGAGATCACTGTTCCGGCCGAAATGATCGAGGGTCTGCAGGGAGCGTCGAATGACGAACTGTCCGAGATTGAGGTCAGCCCGAATGGTTTGGGTCTGCACTGGCAGGCACTCGACGCTGACGTTTATGTGCCGGCGTTGATGAATGGTATCTTTGGCACGGCTCGGTTCATGTCCGAGACCACCGCAGCCCAAATGATCGGAGCACGGGGCGGACGGTCGGAAAGCAGCGCTAAGGGAGAAGCCGCGCGGAGAAACGGCCAGAAGGGTGGCAGGCCAAGGAAAACGGCCTGA
- a CDS encoding ester cyclase, with protein sequence MVSDFDPLASPEAAARRSVHKRLTVLAEAHESRLEDALGALARKHALWRVAHPINQCADTSVALERAFRPLKRAFPDLERRDVIFVGGSYQNRRYVAAIGHYCGTMRGDWLGIPATNRPIYLRYGEVYEIDAEGTVIHANLLWDVLDLMRQAGIWPIAPPLGSAEMWPAPLTADGVRFDVSDAEQSVASIAQTLAMHRTLAEFDDRAKLNRENLIAMPQKEHWHPKMMWYGPAGIGSTRGLDGFVDGHQLPFRIAFHRPQGTLAEVQAERARHGAGHYIRIGDGPYSVTGGWPSVYAVHAGGGFCGLPPSGKPVFMRVMDFYLHHEGLIRENWVPLDMLDLMMQMGFDALGRVKEVLRR encoded by the coding sequence ATGGTTTCCGATTTTGATCCCCTTGCCTCGCCGGAGGCCGCTGCCCGCCGCAGTGTTCATAAACGCCTGACAGTTTTGGCCGAGGCGCACGAAAGCAGGCTTGAAGACGCGCTGGGGGCGCTTGCTCGGAAGCATGCGCTCTGGCGCGTTGCTCACCCGATCAACCAGTGTGCTGACACTTCGGTGGCGCTTGAGCGGGCATTCCGGCCACTCAAGCGCGCCTTCCCGGACCTTGAGCGTCGCGACGTGATATTTGTCGGCGGCAGTTACCAGAACCGGCGCTACGTCGCGGCCATCGGCCACTATTGCGGCACGATGCGCGGCGATTGGCTCGGCATCCCGGCCACCAACCGGCCGATCTATCTGCGCTATGGCGAAGTCTATGAGATCGATGCCGAAGGCACGGTGATTCATGCCAATCTGCTCTGGGATGTGCTTGATTTGATGCGGCAAGCTGGCATCTGGCCGATTGCGCCGCCGCTTGGCAGTGCTGAAATGTGGCCTGCACCGCTTACTGCGGATGGCGTGCGCTTTGATGTGTCGGATGCGGAGCAGTCGGTTGCGAGCATCGCACAGACGCTCGCGATGCATCGCACGCTGGCCGAATTCGACGACCGTGCGAAGCTAAACCGCGAGAACCTCATCGCTATGCCGCAAAAGGAGCATTGGCACCCGAAAATGATGTGGTATGGCCCAGCCGGAATCGGCTCCACGCGTGGGCTCGATGGCTTTGTGGACGGGCATCAATTGCCGTTCCGCATCGCCTTCCACCGCCCGCAGGGCACGCTCGCCGAGGTGCAGGCCGAGAGGGCGCGGCACGGCGCGGGGCATTACATCCGCATCGGCGATGGGCCGTACTCGGTCACCGGTGGCTGGCCTTCGGTCTATGCGGTGCATGCCGGCGGCGGGTTCTGCGGTTTGCCGCCTTCCGGCAAACCGGTCTTCATGCGCGTGATGGATTTCTACCTGCATCATGAGGGACTTATCCGTGAGAACTGGGTTCCGCTCGACATGCTCGACCTGATGATGCAGATGGGCTTTGATGCGCTCGGACGCGTGAAAGAGGTTTTGCGGCGTTAA